Proteins found in one Leishmania major strain Friedlin complete genome, chromosome 35 genomic segment:
- a CDS encoding conserved hypothetical protein (previous protein_id=AAZ14474.1): MGISVYSLVSAVVLCLNALAILSESRFLSKFGLATPQALQEGFAPQQDTAFNDMVPSSFDADFGSNRNGGVRSVSSVKLQIGSLLHSIRLLMRWPLIFVNITLIGLALIFG; this comes from the coding sequence ATGGGCATCAGTGTCTATTCGCTAGTCTCAGCCGTGGTTCTGTGCCTGAACGCACTGGCCATCCTCTCGGAGTCGCGGTTCCTCTCCAAGTTTGGCTTGGCCACCCCACAGGCCTTGCAAGAGGGCTTTGCGCCGCAGCAAGACACCGCCTTCAATGACATGGTGCCATCCTCTTTTGATGCCGACTTCGGCTCTAATCGGAACGGCGGTGTCCGCTCTGTCTCGTCCGTCAAGTTGCAGATCGGCTCTCTTTTGCACTCCATCCGCCTCCTGATGCGCTGGCCCCTCATCTTTGTGAACATCACGTTGATTGGCCTTGCGTTGATCTTCGGCTGA